One region of Bacteroidales bacterium genomic DNA includes:
- a CDS encoding glycosyltransferase family 39 protein has protein sequence MKKIKFTVDNLSYKGEKIKKILNSNNKTFMRNFLEKNKADIFFVILLLSISLLYNYHNILTHRPYSTHLWRQADCLSITMNYYMENRNFLEPAIHWVGEKDGKTVSECPLIYYSVAQLWKVFGYHEFIFRLINILIVFSGLFCLYKLIQIIISDSFWSFIITFLVFTSPILVYYSNNFTADAPAFGFVLTGSFFLWKGLNQQKKGWYYLSFLFFLLGGLIKISSLIIFIAILSIHIYLVLFSKKEKGQLYRWYNLIPYLIVLFVLFVWYSYAIHYNQKNISGIFLTGLYPIWDIDLITRKSIWSSFINDLVPAYFDKKALYLTLSLFITLFFFYRKMNKCLFFINVLVFLGVVSYILLFYKAFTVHDYYLTNLLIFIPLPFIAMLEMLKRNYSRIFKMLPLKIFVFCAVLLLIYETAVINRMKYSTSDWIVKTNFVVDKNAVDYWAWYHWDYANHLKAYETITPYLRSLGIERTDKVLSLPDRSINISLYFMDQKGFSGFGYADMTFDQRMNYYMNNDVQFLIIDSVLNKQDYLLPYLKHKIGDYQNLSVFDLK, from the coding sequence ATGAAAAAGATAAAATTTACCGTCGACAATTTATCGTATAAAGGAGAAAAGATAAAAAAAATTCTAAACAGTAACAATAAAACGTTTATGAGAAATTTTTTAGAAAAAAATAAAGCCGACATTTTTTTTGTGATTCTCTTATTGTCAATATCTCTTTTATATAACTACCACAACATACTAACACATCGGCCTTATTCTACCCATCTCTGGAGGCAGGCTGATTGTTTGTCGATCACGATGAATTATTACATGGAAAATAGAAATTTTTTGGAACCAGCTATTCACTGGGTCGGCGAAAAAGATGGTAAGACAGTTAGTGAATGCCCTTTAATTTATTACTCTGTAGCACAACTTTGGAAAGTTTTTGGATATCATGAATTTATTTTCAGGTTGATAAATATTTTGATTGTTTTTTCAGGACTCTTCTGTCTTTATAAGCTTATTCAAATTATAATTTCAGATTCTTTTTGGTCATTTATAATCACATTTCTGGTTTTCACTTCACCCATTTTAGTTTATTATTCCAATAATTTCACAGCAGATGCTCCAGCATTTGGCTTTGTTCTGACAGGCAGCTTTTTTTTGTGGAAAGGACTTAATCAACAAAAAAAAGGTTGGTACTATTTGTCTTTTCTATTTTTCCTTTTGGGCGGGTTAATAAAAATAAGTTCCTTAATTATTTTTATTGCCATTCTATCAATACATATTTATTTAGTTCTTTTCTCTAAAAAAGAAAAAGGTCAGTTATATCGCTGGTATAACCTTATACCCTATTTAATTGTGTTATTTGTATTATTTGTCTGGTATAGTTATGCAATTCATTACAATCAAAAGAATATAAGCGGGATTTTTTTAACTGGCCTATATCCAATCTGGGATATAGATTTGATTACGAGAAAAAGCATCTGGTCAAGTTTTATAAATGACTTGGTTCCTGCTTATTTCGACAAAAAAGCACTTTACTTGACTTTGTCGCTTTTTATTACTTTATTTTTCTTTTATCGAAAGATGAATAAATGTTTATTTTTTATTAATGTTTTAGTTTTTTTGGGTGTAGTATCATATATACTTCTTTTCTATAAAGCCTTTACAGTTCATGATTATTATCTCACAAATCTTTTGATTTTTATTCCGCTTCCCTTTATCGCTATGCTTGAAATGCTGAAAAGAAATTATAGTAGAATTTTTAAGATGTTACCGTTAAAGATATTTGTATTTTGTGCTGTTTTACTTTTAATTTATGAAACAGCTGTTATAAATAGGATGAAATATTCAACAAGTGATTGGATTGTCAAAACCAACTTTGTAGTCGATAAAAATGCTGTAGATTATTGGGCTTGGTATCATTGGGATTATGCTAATCATTTGAAAGCATATGAAACGATAACGCCATATCTTAGAAGTTTGGGAATAGAACGAACAGATAAGGTTTTAAGCCTGCCTGATCGCAGTATAAATATTTCATTATATTTTATGGATCAAAAAGGTTTTTCAGGTTTTGGCTATGCAGATATGACGTTTGACCAAAGAATGAATTACTACATGAATAATGATGTTCAATTTTTGATTATTGATTCCGTTTTAAATAAACAAGATTATTTATTACCTTATTTAAAACACAAAATAGGAGATTATCAAAATCTTAGCGTCTTTGATTTAAAATAG
- a CDS encoding DUF4411 family protein, which translates to MEIDFSQGHTVYLIDTSGLIKLESTFKPENPVYAAVWEEIEDLIKQGFFKTIDFVEIEINEYEGKEEFLKKWVKKWKRIFVVETDVESFNAAIPICDQEYQTGFFNAKKQAEGKEEADAYLIGYCIAHNCVLITNEGKDKSNKIPAVANKNGVKCIDVDEFLMERGLKMERKKK; encoded by the coding sequence ATGGAAATTGATTTCAGCCAGGGACATACCGTTTACTTAATTGATACAAGTGGTTTGATAAAGCTTGAATCTACTTTTAAGCCTGAAAATCCGGTCTATGCAGCAGTATGGGAAGAAATTGAAGATTTGATCAAACAAGGGTTTTTCAAAACGATTGATTTTGTGGAAATTGAAATTAATGAATATGAAGGAAAAGAAGAGTTTCTGAAAAAGTGGGTTAAAAAATGGAAAAGAATTTTTGTCGTTGAAACTGACGTGGAATCGTTTAATGCTGCAATCCCAATATGTGACCAGGAATATCAAACCGGATTTTTTAATGCAAAAAAGCAAGCTGAAGGAAAAGAGGAGGCTGATGCATATCTTATAGGATATTGCATAGCTCATAATTGTGTTTTAATTACAAATGAAGGAAAAGATAAGTCAAATAAAATTCCTGCAGTGGCTAATAAAAATGGGGTCAAGTGTATTGATGTTGATGAGTTTTTAATGGAAAGAGGTCTAAAAATGGAACGTAAAAAGAAATAA